A stretch of the Drosophila sulfurigaster albostrigata strain 15112-1811.04 chromosome 2L, ASM2355843v2, whole genome shotgun sequence genome encodes the following:
- the LOC133845845 gene encoding C-type lectin 37Da-like isoform X1, producing MFLKYACILECFGLLSICLAYKLIPIVTEDDVLIDIPANTNVTTGPFVRITHGYYFSEMNIKKNWFEAYQSCHLMDAELLSIETQEEWRDINAYVHEFNIGEFYWTSGTDQGKIGQHVWFANNKPIDRAMWGPNQPDNAEKKEHCVEYNWAKSKTGSWINDRPCDFQNRYICEARQPKTASFVVL from the exons ATGTTTCTCAAGTACGCGTGTATTCTAGAGTGCTTCGGATTATTATCTATATGCTTGGCATATAAATTAATTCCCATTGTAACAGAGG ATGATGTCTTAATAGATATACCTGCCAATACGAATGTGACAACGGGTCCATTTGTCCGCATCACCCATGGATATTATTTTTCTGAGATGAATATAAAGAAGAACTGGTTCGAGGCTTATCAGTCTTGTCATCTTATGGACGCCGAACTGTTATCGATCGAAACCCAAGAAGAATGGCGTGACATCAATGCATATGTCCATGAATTCAATATCGGTGAATTTTACTGGACATCGGGAACAGATCAGGGAAAAATTGGACAACATGTTTGGTTTGCCAATAACAAACCCATCGACAGAGCAATGTGGGGCCCAAATCAACCGGATAATGCTGAAAAAAAGGAGCACTGTGTCGAATACAATTGGGCCAAAAGTAAAACCGGTTCATGGATAAACGATCGACCATGTGACTTTCAAAATCGATATATCTGCGAGGCTCGACAACCCAAAACTGCATCCTTTGTGGTTTTGTAA
- the LOC133845845 gene encoding C-type lectin 37Da-like isoform X2, whose protein sequence is MFLKYACILECFGLLSICLAYKLIPIVTEDIPANTNVTTGPFVRITHGYYFSEMNIKKNWFEAYQSCHLMDAELLSIETQEEWRDINAYVHEFNIGEFYWTSGTDQGKIGQHVWFANNKPIDRAMWGPNQPDNAEKKEHCVEYNWAKSKTGSWINDRPCDFQNRYICEARQPKTASFVVL, encoded by the exons ATGTTTCTCAAGTACGCGTGTATTCTAGAGTGCTTCGGATTATTATCTATATGCTTGGCATATAAATTAATTCCCATTGTAACAGAGG ATATACCTGCCAATACGAATGTGACAACGGGTCCATTTGTCCGCATCACCCATGGATATTATTTTTCTGAGATGAATATAAAGAAGAACTGGTTCGAGGCTTATCAGTCTTGTCATCTTATGGACGCCGAACTGTTATCGATCGAAACCCAAGAAGAATGGCGTGACATCAATGCATATGTCCATGAATTCAATATCGGTGAATTTTACTGGACATCGGGAACAGATCAGGGAAAAATTGGACAACATGTTTGGTTTGCCAATAACAAACCCATCGACAGAGCAATGTGGGGCCCAAATCAACCGGATAATGCTGAAAAAAAGGAGCACTGTGTCGAATACAATTGGGCCAAAAGTAAAACCGGTTCATGGATAAACGATCGACCATGTGACTTTCAAAATCGATATATCTGCGAGGCTCGACAACCCAAAACTGCATCCTTTGTGGTTTTGTAA